The sequence CGTCGGTTTGCGCAGCAGGCTGTAGGGGAGGATCGGGTCGATGGCATCCCCTCGCTCATTCCGTTTCTCGACGTAAATCAGCACTGCGAAGACTGCAATACCGAGCAGCAGCAATCCGAGAACGCTCCATTTCGCCGCGTCTTCAGTGAACGAACCGCCCTGACCGATATTATTCACAGCAAACATGATGCTGAGGATCGAGAACGACAGCAGGCTGATGCCGAGGAAGTCGATCTTCGACATGACATATGATTTCGTTTCGTGCAGGGAGAAGATCCCGAACACCACCAGCGCAATCCCGATCGGCACGTTGATGAGGAACAGCCAGTGCCAGTTGCCGGTCAGGTCGATCAGGAAACTCCCGATATTCGGACCGACGACAGACGCAATCCCGTTCATGCCGCCGAGCAGGCCGAGCATGCTGCCCTGCTTCTCTTTCGTGAATGTACTGAGGACATGGGAACTCGCGATGATGAAGATCCCGCCACCTCCGAATGACTGGAACAGACGGGCTGCCAGGAACAGACTGAAGTTCGGACTGAGTGCGACCCCGAGGGACCCGATCGTGAAGATTGCGATTTCAATCAGGAATAATTTTTTCCGGCCATACCGGTCGGCGAGTTTCCCGACAATCGGTGTCATCACGGCCAGACCCAATGTGTATAGCGTAATGCCCCAGGACCCTTGCGTTGCGCTCACATCGAAGGAAGAGTTGATGGTCGTAAGCGCTGCACTGATGATCCCGTTGTCGAGCGCCGCCATGAATACACCGACCAGCAGGACGACAAATCCAATATTGACTTTCGAAGTTTTTTCCGCTGCTATGTTCATTACACCTCCATCTGGTAACTTGCTGCAGCTGTACTTGCTGCTCGCTGGAAATCATCTTATCTACCTACTGTACCACCCGCAGGTGAACGTAAGATAAACGCAAGATTACAAGTTCAGCAGGCAGCGAAGCCACCTCACCTGCAACAGCGGTCTGCCGGATCTCATACCTTCCAGTCTGCCGCCAGCATGCTGTAGACCGCCAAGTCATGGAAGTGATCGTACAGGAACTCGCCGTCCCGCTGGATCCCTTCCAGCCGGAACCCCAGCCGTTCGGGGATTGCCCGGCTCTTCAAATTCTCCGTCCCGCAGCGGATCTCGACCCGGTTCAGTTTGTAGACCGTGAACGCGTAGTCCAGCAGGGCGCCGACAGCAGCGGTCATGACCCCTTTCCCCTGATGTCCGTCTGCGAGCCAATAGCCGATGCTCGTACTGCGGTTCGTCCAATTGATGGTATGGAACCCGACCATGCCGGCAAGTTCTCCATCCACCACAATACCCGCCTGGAACCCGTCATGGCCGGCAAACTGCTGCAGCCACATGGTGATAACGGGGCGGTAGCTCTCCGGCGACAGCGCGCCATCGACCCACGGCAGCCATTCCCGCAAGTGACCGCGTGAGCTGTGGACCGTCTGGAACAGTTCCTCCGCATCCTCCTGTTCCAGCAGTTTCAGTGACACGGTTTCCGAGACTTTCATGACAAACATAGACATCCCCCATTCTGTAATCCTTTCATTGTACCAAAAAGCTGCCATTCCTCAATTTCAGTGCAGATATTTTCAAAGAAATTGTGAGGCGGAATGAAAAAAACTTAAAACCTAGTTGACATATCGGAAT comes from Sporosarcina trichiuri and encodes:
- a CDS encoding GNAT family N-acetyltransferase, translated to MFVMKVSETVSLKLLEQEDAEELFQTVHSSRGHLREWLPWVDGALSPESYRPVITMWLQQFAGHDGFQAGIVVDGELAGMVGFHTINWTNRSTSIGYWLADGHQGKGVMTAAVGALLDYAFTVYKLNRVEIRCGTENLKSRAIPERLGFRLEGIQRDGEFLYDHFHDLAVYSMLAADWKV
- a CDS encoding MFS transporter, with protein sequence MNIAAEKTSKVNIGFVVLLVGVFMAALDNGIISAALTTINSSFDVSATQGSWGITLYTLGLAVMTPIVGKLADRYGRKKLFLIEIAIFTIGSLGVALSPNFSLFLAARLFQSFGGGGIFIIASSHVLSTFTKEKQGSMLGLLGGMNGIASVVGPNIGSFLIDLTGNWHWLFLINVPIGIALVVFGIFSLHETKSYVMSKIDFLGISLLSFSILSIMFAVNNIGQGGSFTEDAAKWSVLGLLLLGIAVFAVLIYVEKRNERGDAIDPILPYSLLRKPTYAMTMVMGLLSGTFIGAIIFIPSFAQQILGISAAKSGYWMTPLALASGIGAGGGGYFVDKKGPLKTLIFAGLIGIIGFGGLGLFTETKLTFIIFSVIAGIGFGFVLGAPLTVLTSNAAGTQKGSAIGTLSVARQIGLTISPTIFAVFIQNGFSKIGDLIPQKLKEHGVNPADMPAGSMEQIQGGSYGDLQSKIDKIPSPDVRDAIHEAFQQAAHQAYEPIYITTAVMALLIIVITVLFSRQYKQDAADSERLEAEEQQLAASGQ